One region of Vibrio pelagius genomic DNA includes:
- the glnK gene encoding P-II family nitrogen regulator, whose protein sequence is MKLINAIVKPFKLDDVREALSDVGIEGMTVSEVKGFGRQKGHTELYRGAEYQVDFLPKVKIEIATQAENVDRVVEAISQAAHTGKIGDGKIFVYDLSQAVRIRTGEMDAEAL, encoded by the coding sequence ATGAAACTCATCAATGCCATAGTGAAACCATTCAAATTAGACGATGTAAGAGAAGCGCTATCTGATGTCGGTATCGAAGGTATGACTGTATCAGAGGTCAAAGGTTTTGGTCGTCAAAAAGGCCACACGGAGCTGTATCGTGGTGCGGAATATCAAGTTGATTTCCTTCCAAAAGTAAAAATAGAAATCGCTACGCAAGCAGAAAATGTAGATCGCGTTGTTGAAGCGATTAGCCAAGCGGCTCACACAGGGAAAATTGGTGACGGTAAGATTTTTGTGTACGACCTGAGCCAAGCAGTACGTATTCGTACAGGTGAAATGGACGCAGAAGCACTTTAA
- a CDS encoding YacL family protein, with amino-acid sequence MEFEFTRNTLMGEYYVKCSMGHEIVGRWLQEEIGKDKSKIDQVLALIEASRTNFSDERSMVGKEITLSINEDEVTIQENVLGHDYEMEEGSEFDFYNSESLSVCGIDDFELLIERWVDFLGL; translated from the coding sequence ATGGAATTCGAATTTACAAGAAACACTTTGATGGGCGAGTACTACGTGAAATGCAGTATGGGGCACGAGATCGTTGGACGTTGGCTCCAGGAAGAGATTGGCAAAGACAAAAGCAAAATCGATCAGGTGTTAGCACTTATTGAAGCGTCACGCACTAACTTTAGTGATGAACGCTCTATGGTCGGCAAAGAGATCACTTTATCGATTAATGAAGATGAAGTAACAATTCAAGAGAATGTACTTGGTCACGACTATGAAATGGAAGAGGGCAGCGAGTTCGATTTTTACAACAGTGAAAGCTTATCAGTTTGTGGAATTGATGACTTCGAGCTTTTAATAGAACGCTGGGTCGATTTCTTAGGGTTGTAG
- the acnB gene encoding bifunctional aconitate hydratase 2/2-methylisocitrate dehydratase, whose protein sequence is MLEAYRKHVEERAAEGVVPKPLDAEQVAGLVELLKNPPQGEEEFILDLLENRIPPGVDEAAYVKAGFLTAITKGEVTSPLVSKEKAAELLGTMQGGYNIESLVSLLDDTELAPIAVKALSHTLLMFDAFYDVEEKAKAGNASAQQVLQSWADADWFTSKEKVAEKITVKVFKVTGETNTDDLSPAPDAWSRPDIPVHAKAMLKMERDGINPDQPGTVGPIAQIEELQKDGIPLAYVGDVVGTGSSRKSATNSVLWFMGEDIPYVPNKRTGGVCLGGKIAPIFYNTMEDSGALPIELDVQKMNMGDVIDIFPYEGVVRKNGEVISSFELSKVLLDEVRAGGRIPLIIGRGLTSRARTSLGLEETDLFAKPVDPSASDKGYTLAQKMVGKACGVEGVRAGQYCEPKMTTVGSQDTTGPMTRDELKDLACLGFSADLVMQSFCHTSAYPKPVDVNTHHTLPDFIMNRGGVSLRPGDGVIHSWLNRMLLPDTVGTGGDSHTRFPLGISFPAGSGLVAFAAATGVMPLDMPESILVRFKGEMQPGITLRDLVHAIPLYGIKQGLLTVEKAGKINEFSGRVLEIEGVEHLSVEQAFELSDASAERSAAGCTVKLSKESIEEYLNSNIVMLKWMIAEGYGDVRTIERRITAMEEWLANPELLSADPDAEYAHVIEIDLADIDQPILCAPNDPDDARLLSDVQGTEIQEVFIGSCMTNIGHFRAAGKMLEEFNGSLSTRLWVAPPTKMDRDQLTEEGYYGIFGRAGVRIETPGCSLCMGNQARVADKSTVMSTSTRNFPNRLGTGANVYLASAELSAVGAILGRIPTKEEYLEYAEKINATAADTYRYLNFHKMGQYTEKADTVIFQQPA, encoded by the coding sequence GTGCTTGAAGCCTACCGTAAACACGTCGAAGAACGTGCTGCCGAAGGAGTTGTTCCAAAACCACTAGATGCCGAGCAGGTTGCTGGCCTAGTTGAACTTCTAAAGAACCCACCTCAAGGTGAAGAAGAGTTCATTCTTGACCTACTAGAAAACCGCATTCCACCAGGTGTAGATGAAGCTGCTTATGTAAAAGCGGGCTTTTTAACAGCTATCACCAAAGGTGAAGTAACATCACCACTTGTTAGCAAAGAGAAAGCAGCAGAGCTGCTAGGTACTATGCAAGGTGGTTACAACATCGAGTCGTTAGTTTCACTTCTTGATGATACTGAACTTGCTCCTATTGCTGTTAAAGCACTATCGCACACATTACTGATGTTTGATGCTTTCTATGATGTAGAAGAGAAGGCCAAGGCAGGTAATGCTTCAGCACAACAAGTACTTCAATCTTGGGCAGACGCAGATTGGTTTACTTCGAAAGAGAAAGTTGCTGAAAAAATCACAGTAAAAGTCTTTAAAGTCACTGGTGAAACCAACACCGATGACCTATCTCCAGCACCTGATGCATGGTCTCGTCCAGATATTCCAGTACACGCAAAAGCGATGCTGAAAATGGAACGTGACGGCATTAACCCTGATCAACCAGGCACTGTTGGCCCAATCGCTCAGATTGAAGAGCTGCAAAAAGACGGTATCCCACTTGCGTACGTAGGTGATGTCGTTGGTACGGGTTCTTCACGTAAGTCTGCGACGAACTCAGTACTTTGGTTTATGGGGGAAGATATCCCATACGTGCCGAACAAGCGTACTGGTGGTGTTTGTCTGGGTGGTAAGATCGCTCCAATCTTCTACAACACAATGGAAGATTCAGGCGCACTGCCAATCGAACTAGACGTACAGAAAATGAACATGGGCGATGTGATCGATATCTTCCCATACGAAGGCGTTGTACGTAAAAACGGTGAAGTGATCTCTAGCTTTGAACTGAGCAAAGTGCTGCTTGATGAAGTTCGTGCTGGTGGTCGTATTCCACTTATCATCGGTCGTGGTCTAACTAGCCGCGCTCGTACTTCTCTTGGTCTAGAAGAGACTGATCTGTTTGCTAAGCCAGTCGATCCATCTGCATCTGATAAGGGCTACACGCTCGCTCAGAAGATGGTTGGTAAAGCATGTGGTGTTGAAGGTGTTCGCGCCGGTCAATACTGTGAGCCTAAAATGACCACAGTTGGTTCTCAAGATACGACAGGCCCTATGACGCGTGATGAGCTTAAAGACCTTGCATGTCTTGGCTTCTCAGCGGATCTAGTGATGCAGTCTTTCTGTCACACATCGGCATACCCGAAACCAGTTGACGTAAACACGCACCACACGCTACCTGATTTCATCATGAACCGTGGTGGTGTTTCATTACGCCCAGGTGATGGTGTTATCCACTCATGGCTAAACCGTATGCTTCTTCCTGATACTGTAGGTACAGGTGGTGACTCGCATACTCGTTTCCCTCTAGGTATTTCATTCCCTGCGGGTTCTGGTCTGGTTGCATTCGCGGCTGCGACAGGTGTGATGCCTCTTGATATGCCAGAATCTATCTTGGTTCGTTTTAAAGGTGAAATGCAGCCGGGTATCACGCTACGTGACCTAGTACATGCCATTCCTCTATACGGCATCAAGCAAGGTCTCCTAACCGTAGAGAAAGCAGGTAAGATCAACGAATTCTCTGGTCGTGTACTAGAAATCGAAGGTGTTGAACACCTCTCTGTTGAGCAAGCGTTCGAACTTTCTGATGCGTCTGCTGAGCGTTCAGCGGCGGGTTGTACTGTTAAACTGTCTAAAGAATCTATCGAAGAGTACCTAAACTCAAACATCGTTATGCTTAAGTGGATGATCGCTGAAGGCTACGGTGATGTTCGTACTATCGAGCGTCGTATTACAGCAATGGAAGAGTGGCTAGCAAATCCAGAGTTGCTGTCTGCAGATCCAGATGCTGAATACGCTCACGTTATCGAAATCGACCTTGCTGATATCGATCAGCCAATTCTATGTGCACCAAATGATCCAGATGATGCTCGTCTTCTTTCTGACGTTCAAGGCACTGAGATTCAAGAAGTGTTCATCGGTTCTTGTATGACCAACATTGGCCACTTCCGCGCCGCTGGTAAGATGCTTGAAGAGTTCAACGGTTCTTTAAGCACACGTCTATGGGTGGCTCCGCCAACTAAGATGGATAGAGATCAGCTAACAGAAGAAGGCTACTACGGTATCTTCGGTCGTGCAGGGGTTCGTATCGAAACTCCGGGTTGTTCACTATGTATGGGTAACCAAGCTCGAGTTGCAGACAAGTCGACCGTAATGTCTACGTCTACGCGTAACTTCCCGAACCGTTTGGGTACAGGTGCGAACGTATACCTAGCGTCTGCGGAGCTGTCTGCTGTTGGTGCCATTCTAGGTCGCATTCCAACGAAAGAAGAGTACCTAGAGTACGCAGAGAAGATTAACGCAACGGCAGCTGATACGTACCGTTACCTGAACTTCCATAAAATGGGTCAGTACACAGAAAAAGCCGATACGGTTATTTTTCAGCAGCCAGCATAA
- the mrcB gene encoding penicillin-binding protein 1B has translation MMIKMFTPQKGPAKKAPTKKSPTAKSPRAKSTKARKPRAAAKKRAPSKGGKTNRGWLKMLWGFAWKAGLAVAAILLFVGIYLDTVVKQRFEGQLFDLPTVVYARVLDLSPGTPISIQQVRNELDVLNYRKVSAPRHPGEYSSSSTKIELIRRPFEFVDGPEADRHVMLHFDSNELTRIQSLEKKGDMGYLRIEPKMLGMLEKSNDEQRLFLKRNQFPEVMVDALLVTEDRDFYQHDGVSPLAIARAMVVNVKAGRTVQGGSTLTQQLAKNLFLSSERTLWRKIREAYIALILDYRYSKDQILEAYLNEVYLGQNGGEAIHGFGLASRLYFGQPIQELRIDQLALLVGMVKGPSYYNPVRYPERAKARRDLVLRLMMQQDILSASQYEAAAGRDLDIQDNPRIASRQPAYFQQVNIELKQFVGDRFEAQKGLRVFTSLDPVSQQELERSIARKVPQLAQTAGNKLEAAAVAVDRNTGEIRAMVGGKRTDYDGFNRALNASRPIGSLVKPAVYLTALQQPEKYTLATTLMDTPLSLKGSKGSMWSPRNFDRKFRGEVPLYVALSKSYNVPTVRLGMQLGIESVSNTIEQLGVNKSEIRPVPSMFLGAFSLTPFQVAQMYQTVTNSGKKATLSALRSVVDSNGEVLYQSIPRVSQSVEQQAAWLTTYAMKRGVSEGTGRFLQNQFSWAGLAGKTGTSNDSRDSWFVGVDGREVTTIWLGRDDNKPTKLTGSSGALRVYADYLKQRGPEVLRLPWPNGITTAHFRNTSSGALEFDCDGPVQLPIWDERGDIKKGCESQPKQWLKKLFEW, from the coding sequence ATGATGATAAAGATGTTTACACCCCAAAAGGGGCCAGCGAAAAAGGCACCTACGAAAAAGTCACCGACAGCTAAGTCGCCTCGAGCTAAGTCAACCAAAGCCAGAAAGCCGAGAGCCGCTGCAAAAAAACGCGCGCCGAGTAAGGGAGGCAAAACCAATCGTGGTTGGTTGAAGATGTTATGGGGCTTTGCTTGGAAAGCAGGCCTTGCCGTCGCTGCGATCTTACTCTTTGTCGGCATTTATCTCGATACGGTCGTCAAACAGCGCTTTGAAGGGCAGCTCTTTGACTTACCGACTGTGGTTTATGCGCGAGTATTAGATTTATCACCGGGTACGCCAATCAGTATTCAGCAAGTGCGTAATGAGCTTGATGTGCTCAATTACCGCAAGGTCAGTGCCCCTCGTCATCCTGGTGAGTACTCCTCGTCTTCCACTAAGATTGAGCTGATCCGTCGCCCATTCGAATTTGTGGATGGCCCAGAAGCAGACCGCCATGTGATGCTTCATTTCGATAGCAATGAGTTAACCCGCATTCAGTCGCTCGAGAAGAAGGGCGATATGGGTTACCTGCGTATCGAACCTAAGATGCTGGGTATGCTTGAGAAAAGTAACGACGAACAACGTCTTTTTTTAAAGCGCAACCAGTTCCCTGAAGTGATGGTCGATGCGCTGCTCGTGACCGAAGATAGAGATTTTTATCAGCATGATGGTGTATCGCCATTAGCGATAGCGCGAGCGATGGTGGTTAACGTCAAGGCTGGGCGCACCGTTCAGGGCGGCAGTACGTTGACGCAGCAATTAGCTAAAAACCTATTTCTCTCTAGTGAGCGCACTCTGTGGCGTAAGATTCGTGAAGCTTATATCGCACTGATTTTGGATTACCGTTATAGCAAAGATCAGATCTTAGAAGCTTACCTAAATGAAGTATATCTAGGTCAGAATGGTGGTGAAGCGATCCACGGTTTTGGTTTGGCATCGCGTCTCTACTTTGGCCAACCAATCCAAGAGCTGAGAATCGATCAACTGGCACTGCTGGTGGGAATGGTGAAAGGGCCGTCATATTATAACCCTGTTCGTTATCCGGAGCGTGCAAAGGCACGGCGTGACTTGGTATTACGTTTGATGATGCAGCAAGATATTTTAAGTGCGAGTCAATATGAAGCGGCTGCCGGTCGAGATCTTGATATTCAAGATAACCCGCGTATTGCGAGCCGTCAGCCCGCTTATTTCCAACAAGTAAATATCGAGCTTAAGCAGTTTGTTGGCGACCGATTCGAGGCGCAAAAGGGCTTGCGGGTATTCACCTCACTAGACCCTGTTTCACAGCAAGAGCTAGAACGCTCTATCGCACGTAAGGTGCCTCAACTAGCTCAAACAGCAGGCAATAAGCTTGAAGCCGCTGCGGTTGCGGTTGACCGTAATACTGGTGAGATAAGAGCGATGGTCGGCGGCAAACGCACGGATTACGACGGCTTTAACCGTGCACTCAATGCAAGTCGTCCAATCGGCTCTTTAGTCAAGCCTGCGGTGTACCTGACCGCACTACAGCAGCCTGAAAAGTACACACTGGCGACCACGTTGATGGATACACCGCTGAGCTTGAAAGGCAGTAAGGGGAGCATGTGGAGCCCGAGAAACTTCGACCGTAAATTCCGAGGAGAGGTGCCTTTATATGTGGCGCTATCTAAGTCTTACAATGTGCCGACGGTTCGCTTGGGAATGCAACTTGGTATTGAATCCGTATCGAATACCATCGAACAGCTGGGGGTGAATAAGAGTGAGATTCGTCCTGTGCCATCGATGTTCCTAGGTGCATTTTCTCTGACGCCTTTCCAAGTGGCACAGATGTATCAAACGGTGACCAACTCCGGTAAGAAAGCAACTCTGTCAGCGCTGCGCTCAGTGGTGGATAGTAATGGTGAGGTGCTCTATCAATCGATACCTCGTGTGTCACAAAGTGTCGAGCAACAAGCCGCGTGGCTTACCACTTATGCGATGAAGCGGGGTGTTTCGGAAGGTACGGGACGATTCTTGCAAAACCAGTTCTCTTGGGCTGGACTCGCAGGTAAAACCGGTACCAGTAACGACAGCCGCGACAGTTGGTTTGTTGGTGTTGATGGTCGCGAGGTCACCACCATTTGGTTAGGGCGCGATGACAATAAACCAACGAAATTAACAGGTTCGAGTGGCGCCCTGCGTGTCTATGCTGATTATCTAAAACAACGCGGCCCAGAAGTGCTGCGTTTACCTTGGCCAAATGGCATAACCACTGCTCATTTTAGAAATACGAGCTCAGGAGCACTAGAGTTTGATTGCGATGGCCCCGTGCAGTTACCTATTTGGGATGAACGTGGTGATATTAAAAAGGGGTGTGAAAGCCAACCAAAGCAGTGGCTAAAGAAGCTTTTTGAGTGGTAA